A genomic window from Struthio camelus isolate bStrCam1 chromosome 2, bStrCam1.hap1, whole genome shotgun sequence includes:
- the VIRMA gene encoding protein virilizer homolog: MAVDTATELLFLDTFKHQSAEQSTNIDVVRFPCVVYINEVRVIPPGVRAHTSLPDNRAYGETSPHTFQLDLFFNNVSKPSAPVFDRLGSLEYDENTSIIFRPNAKVNTDGLVLRGWYNCLTLAIYGSVDRVISHDRESPPPPPPPPPPPQQQPGLKRNPKHVDGEKEDQFNGSPPRPQPRGPRTPPGPPPPDDDDDEPMPVSVVGEKEDDVDHREDYFEPISPDRTSIHQESQYSDEGEVEEDQPEEGEDEEEDVDVEEDEEEDDDDGHTVESIPEEEEEEEEEDEEEEGEEEEEGEGDDGYEQISSDEDGIADLERETFKYPSFDIEYTPEDLASVPPVTYEPFERELGPLLYFSCPYKTVFENEVGKIKDQDPEKENSGAVEASVKLTELLELYQEERGAKWVTALEEVPSLIVKGLSYLQVKDTKQDYITQLVDWTLQALSLQVALKQPIALNVRQLKAGTKLVSSLAECGMRGIMALLQAGVINVLFELLFADHVSSSLKLNAFKALDSVISMTEGMEMFLRGGIGVHEKSGYQKLLELILLDQTVRVVTAGSAILQKCHFYEILSDIKKVVDQLAENTPSLPNHTEPEQDQDLTGLDRTNQEYENDVEAPMDMDHLLESSNISEGEVEKLVSLLEEIFHLMETAPHTMIQPPVKSFPTMARITGPPERDDPYPVLFRYLHSHHFLECITLLLSIPVTSAHPGVLQAIRDVLRFLAQSQKGLLFFLAEYEATNLLIRALCQLSDPDQEEGLQSDGANEDTFALWLLHSTQTLQCISELFCHFQRCTASEETDHSDLLGTLHNLYLITFNPVGRSAVAHVFSLEKNLQSLITLMEYYSKEALGDSKSKKSVAYNYACILVLLVVQSSSDVQMLEQHSVPLLKLCKADENNTKLQELSKWLEPLKNLRFEINCIPNLIEYIKQNIDSLMTADGVGLPTALRVLCHVACPPPLVEGQQKDLKWNLAVIQLFSSEGMDTFIRVLQKLNSILIQPWRLHVNMGTTLHRVTTISMARCTLTLLKTMLTELLRGGSFEFKDMRVPSALVSLHMLLCSIPLSGRLDSDEQKIQNDIVDILLTFTQGVNEKLTISEETLANNTWSLMLKEVLSSILRIPEGFFSGLILLSELLPLPLPMQTTQVIEPHDISVALNTRKLWSMHLHVQAKLLQEIVRSFSGSSCQPIQHMLRRICVQLCDLASPTALLIMRTVLDLIVEDLQSNTEDKEKQYTGQTTRLLALLDALASHKACKAAILHLINGNSKGDEKYAEVFQELLALMRSAGDNVVHQQSAECVASLLQSLCDQDIALVLPSSSEGSVSELEQLSNSLPNKEMMPLICDCLMETLTSAESSYSCLLTCIRTMMFLTEHDYGFYHLKSSLRKHSSALYTVLKRVINSFSKDTGELASSFLDFMRQILNSDTLGCCGEDGNVMEVDGSHPGRTLGLTTAELKHLLQNKEETPENLLLELEKHVMDRSKEDDGLESLLDNIVGVRQMLESAGDSCPLSDQDVEPLLSAPDSLQNLFNNRTTYVLADVMDDQLKSMWFSPFQAEEIDTELDMVKVDLIELSEKGCSDFDLQAELERSFLSEPSSPGRTKTTKGFKLGKHKHETFITSSGKSEYIEPAKRAHVVPPPRGRGRGGFGQGIRPHDIFRQRKQNTSRPPSMHVDDFVAAESKEVVAPDGIPPAKRPPKVSQKISSRGGFSGNRGGRGAFHSQNRFFTPPASKGNYSRREGARGSSWSAQSTPRGTYNDSRGGQSNFNRGPLPPLRPLSSAGYRPSPRDRASRGRGGIGPSWTSANSSSSGGSRGKFVSGGSGRGRHVRSFTR, encoded by the exons ATGGCGGTGGACACCGCAACGGAGCTGCTGTTTTTAGACACGTTCAAGCACCAGAGCGCGGAG CAAAGTACCAATATAGATGTAGTTCGTTTTCCATGTGTGGTTTATATAAATGAAGTACGTGTCATTCCTCCGGGAGTAAGAGCTCACACCAGTTTGCCTGACAATAGAGCTTATGG AGAGACATCCCCACATACGTTTCAATTGGACTTGTTTTTCAACAACGTCAGCAAGCCAAGCGCCCCTGTTTTTGATAGGCTGGGGAG CCTTGAATATGATGAAAATACTTCAATTATTTTTAGACCTAATGCAAAG gttaacACAGATGGATTGGTTCTGAGAGGCTGGTACAACTGTCTGACTTTGGCAATATATGGCTCTGTAGATAGGGTAATAAGTCATGACAGAGAATCGCCTCCTCCACCcccacctccaccacctcctccccagcaacAGCCTGGTttgaaaagaaacccaaaacatg TGGATGGGGAGAAAGAAGACCAGTTCAATGGCAGCCCTCCAAGACCACAACCTAGGGGACCAAGGACACCGCCAGGCCCTCCTCCtcctgatgatgatgatgatgaacctATGCCAGTGTCAG tggttggggaaaaggaagatgatgttgaccacagggaggaTTACTTTGAGCCCATTTCTCCTGATCGAACATCCATACATCAAGAAAGTCAATACTCTGATGAGGGAGAAGTAGAAGAAGATCAACCAGAAGAaggagaggatgaagaagaggaTGTAGATGttgaggaggacgaggaggaggatgaTGATGATGGGCATACAGTAGAGAGTattcctgaggaggaagaggaagaggaggaagaagatgaagaagaagagggtgaagaggaagaagaaggtgaAG GAGATGATGGGTATGAGCAAATCTCGAGTGATGAAGATGGAATTGCTGATCTGGAACGTGAAACATTTAAATATCCAAGCTTTGATATTGAGTATACTCCTGAGGATCTGGCATCTGTGCCTCCTGTGACATATGAGCCTTTTGAAAGGGAACTTGGACCTCTTTTGTATTTTAGCTGCCCTTACAAGACTGTATTTGAGAATGAAGTTGGTAAAATAAAGGACCAAgacccagaaaaagaaaattcaggggCAGTGGAAGCCTCAGTTAAGTTAACTGAACTGTTGGAATTATATCAAGAGGAAAGAGGTGCAAAGTGGGTCACTGCATTAGAAGAAGTTCCGAGTTTAATAGTAAAAGGATTAAGCTACCTGCAAGTGAAAGACACAAAGCAAGACTATATTACCCAGCTAGTAGATTGGACTCTGCAAGCGTTAAGCCTTCAGGTAGCTCTCAAACAGCCCATTGCTTTGAATGTTCGACAGCTGAAGGCTGGGACAAAACTGGTGTCGTCATTAGCAGAATGTGGGATGCGAGGAATAATGGCACTCTTGCAGGCAGGAGTTATTAATGTGTTATTTGAACTGTTGTTTGCAGATCACGTATCATCCTCCCTGAAACTTAATGCTTTTAAAGCTTTAGATAGTGTTATTAGTATGACTGAGGGAATGGAAATGTTTCTAAGAGGTGGCATAGGTGTACATGAAAAAAGTGGTTATCAGAAACTCCTGGAACTGATACTATTAGATCAGACTGTGAGAGTGGTTACTGCTGGTTCTGCAATTCTCCAGAAATGTCACTTCTATGAGATTCTGTCAGATATTAAAAAGGTGGTTGATCAGTTAGCAGAGAACACTCCTTCTCTTCCTAATCACACTGAGCCAGAGCAGGACCAAGACTTGACAGGACTTGACAGAACCAACCAAGAATACGAAAATGACGTGGAAGCTCCTATGGATATGGATCATCTTTTGGAATCTTCTAATATAAGTGAAGGAGAGGTGGAAAAGCTTGTTAGCCTTCTTGAAGAAATCTTCCATTTGATGGAAACTGCTCCTCATACAATGATTCAGCCACCTGTGAAATCCTTCCCAACCATGGCACGCATTACAGGCCCTCCAGAAAGGGATGATCCTTACCCTGTCCTCTTTAG ATATCTTCATAGTCACCATTTCTTGGAATGCATTACTTTGCTACTGTCTATTCCAGTGACAAGCGCTCATCCAGGTGTGCTTCAAGCTATACGAGATGTATTGCGTTTCCTGGCACAGTCACAGAAGggtcttcttttcttccttgctgaaTACGAAGCAACAAACTTGTTGATTAGAGCACTTTGTCAGTTGTCTGATCCAGATCAAGAGGAAGGTCTCCAGTCAGATGGTGCAAACGAGGATACTTTTGCCCTGTGGCTCCTGCATTCAACACAGACTTTACAGTGCATTTCTGAATTATTCTGCCACTTTCAGCGATGCACAGCCAGTGAAGAAACTGACCATTCAGATCTGTTGGGAACACTTCACAACCTTTACTTGATTACCTTTAACCCTGTAGGACGATCTGCTGTGGCTCATGTATTCAGTCTGGAGAAAAACCTCCAAAGTCTTATCACTTTAATGGAGTACTATTCCAAAGAAGCCTTAGg GGACTCAAAGTCCAAGAAGTCAGTTGCTTATAATTATGCCTGCATCCTTGTTTTGCTGGTGGTTCAATCTTCCAGTGATGTCCAGATGCTGGAACAGCACTCAGTGCCTTTGCTGAAGCTTTGTAAGGCAGATGAAAATAACACCAAATTGCAAG agCTTAGCAAGTGGCTTGAACCTTTGAAAAATCTTAGATTTGAAATTAACTGCATTCCAAATCTCATTGAATATATTAAACAG aatattgaCAGTTTGATGACCGCAGATGGAGTTGGTCTTCCTACTGCACTTCGTGTTCTTTGCCATGTTGCATGTCCACCACCTCTGGTAGAAG GTCAACAGAAAGATCTTAAATGGAATCTTGCAGTTATTCAGCTCTTTTCCTCTGAAGGAATGGATACCTTCATTCGGGTTCTACAGAAGCTGAACAGCATACTTATTCAGCCTTGGCGACTCCACGTCAACATGGGCACCACGCTTCATAGAGTTACTACTATTTCTATGGCCCGCTGTACACTTACTCTCCTTAAAACAATGCTCACAGAACTGCTGAGAGGTGGATCCTTTGAATTCAAAGACATGCGTGTTCCATCAGCGCTTGTCTCCTTACACATGCTCCTGTGTTCTATTCCTCTCTCAGGCCGCTTAGATAGCGATGaacaaaaaattcagaatgaCATTGTTGATATCTTACTGACTTTTACGCAGGGTGTTAATGAAAAACTTACCATTTCAGAGGAAACTTTGGCGAATAATACTTGGTCTTTAATGCTAAAGGAAGTTCTTTCTTCAATTTTGAGAATTCCTGAAGGCTTTTTCTCTGGACTTATACTGCTTTCAGAATTATTACCTCTTCCACTGCCCATGCAGACAACTCAG gTAATTGAACCACATGATATTTCAGTGGCACTCAACACCAGGAAGCTGTGGAGCATGCACCTTCACGTTCAAGCCAAGCTGCTACAAGAGATAGTTCGATCTTTCTCTGGTTCATCCTGCCAGCCTATTCAGCATATGTTGAGACGTATTTGTGTTCAGCTGTGTGACTTGGCTTCGCCTACTGCCCTTCTTATCATGAGGACTGTGTTGGATCTAATTGTAGAAGATCTACAAAG CAACACGGAAGATAAAGAGAAACAATACACTGGACAGACCACCCGATTACTTGCTTTATTGGATGCCCTGGCTTCCCACAAAGCTTGTAAAGCGGCTATTTTGCATCTAATCAATGGAAATAGTAAAGGTGatgaaaaatatgcagaagtTTTCCAGGAGCTCTTGGCTTTAATGCGATCAGCTGGGGACAATGTCGTTCATCAACAGAGCGCTGAATGTGTAGCTTCCCTTTTGCAGTCCCTCTGTGATCAG GATATTGCACTCGTTTTACCAAGTTCGTCAGAAGGTTCTGTCTCTGAATTAGAACAACTTTCCAATTCCTTACCAAACAAAGAGATGATGCCCTTAATTTGCGACTGCCTGATGGAAACATTAACCAGTGCTGAGAGCAGTTATAGTTGTCTGTTGACGTGTATCCGAACAATGATGTTCCTTACAGAGCATGACTATGGCTTCTATCACTTAAAGAG CTCCCTAAGAAAACACAGCAGTGCTCTGTACACTGTATTAAAACGAGTGATAAATAGCTTTAGCAAAGACACAGGTGAACTGGCCTCTTCTTTTTTGGATTTTATGCGACAGATTCTAAACTCTGATACGCTG GGATGTTGTGGTGAAGATGGAAACGTTATGGAGGTAGATGGGTCTCATCCAGGCAGAACACTGGGTCTAACCACAGCAGAGTTAAAACATCTGTTGCAGAACAAAGAAGAAACTCCAGAAAACCTATTGCTTGAGCTGGAGAAACATGTTATG GATCGTTCTAAAGAAGATGATGGCCTTGAATCCTTACTGGACAACATTGTTGGTGTCAGGCAAATGTTGGAGTCAGCAGGTGATTCTTGTCCGCTAAGTGACCAAGATGTAGAGCCACTTCTTTCTGCACCAGACTCTCTTCAGAATTTGTTTAACAACAG GACTACGTACGTGTTGGCAGATGTGATGGATGACCAGCTGAAGTCGATGTGGTTCTCGCCCTTTCAGGCTGAAGAAATTGACACTGAGCTGGATATG GTAAAAGTTGACTTAATTGAACTGTCAGAGAAGGGCTGCAGTGACTTTGACTTGCAAGCTGAATTAGAGAGGTCATTTTTGTCAGAACCGTCATCTCCTGGTCGTACAAAAACCACAAAAGGGTTCAAACTTGGCAAGCACAAGCATGAGACCTTCATAACTTCAAG TGGAAAATCTGAGTACATAGAGCCTGCAAAGAGAGCTCATGTTGTGCCGCCACCACGAGGAAGAGGCAGGGGAGGATTTGGACAAGGGATTCGACCACATGATATCTTTCGTCAGAGGAAACAGAATACAAGCAGACCACCTTCCATGCATGTGGACGATTTTGTTGCTGCAGAGAGCAAAGAAGTGGTTGCTCCAGATGGGATACCACCAGCCAAACGGCCACCAAAAGTGTCACAGAAGATTTCTTCACGTGGTGGGTTCTCAGGGAATCGTGGAGGACGGGGAGCTTTTCACAGTCAGAACAGGTTCTTTACACCACCTGCTTCAAAAG GAAATTACAGTCGTCGTGAAGGTGCTCGAGGCTCaagctggagtgcacagagtacGCCGAGGGGAACCTACAATGACAGTAGAGGTGGTCAAAGCAATTTTAACAGGGGTCCACTGCCACCATTGAGACCATTAAGTTCAGCAG GCTACCGACCGAGTCCTCGCGATCGTGCTTCCAGAGGCCGGGGTGGAATTGGACCGTCTTGGACAAGTGCAAATAGTAGTAGCAGTGGTGGCTCAAGAGGGAAGTTTGTTAGTGGAGGCAGTGGAAGAGGTCGTCATGTACGTTCCTTCACACGATAA